Below is a window of Caldichromatium japonicum DNA.
TTTCGATATTGGCCCCGTCGAGGGTGCCGATAGTGAGCGCACCGTTCATCGAGAACTTCATATTGCCCGTACCCGAGGCCTCCTTGCCGGCCAGGGAGATCTGCTCCGAGAGCTCGGCGGCGGGATAGAGCCTTTGGCCATTTTTGACATTGAAATCGGGCATGAAGGCTACCCGGATCCAGTCATTGACCTGCGGATCGTTGTTGACCACCTCGGCGACGGCATTGATCAGTTTGATGATCAACTTGGCCATGAAATAGCCAGGGGCCGCCTTGCCGCCGAAGATAAAGGTGCGTGGTACTAGCCCCTGCACCTGTCCCTGTTTGATCCGTTGATAACAACGGACGATATGGAGCACCTTGAGGTGTTGGCGCTTGTATTCGTGGATGCGCTTAGCCTGGACATCGAACATCGACTCGGGATCGAGCTCGATACCGGTCGCCTGCTTCATCCATTGGGCCAAATCCTGTTTGGCCGCCCGCTTGACCTCTTGCCAACGCCCTTGGAGCCCGGCGTCGTCGACATGGGGTTCGAGTGCGCGTAACTGTTCCAGGTCGCGGATCCAATCATCCTGACCACAGGTCTCGGTGATCAGCTTGGCCAGCCGTGGATTGGCGACGACGACGAAGCGGCGCGGCGTCACCCCGTTGGTAACATTGTGAAAACGCTCCGGCCACAGCTCGGCAAAGTCCTTGAAAAGCATCGCCTTGACCAGATACGAATGGAGTTTAGCAACTCCATTGACTGCATGGCTGCCGACCACTGCCAGATGCGCCATGCGCACCCGCCGTTCGTGCCCCTCGGCGATCAACGACATCCGTCGCACCCGCGCCTCGTCCCCGAGGAAGCGCATCCTGACCTCATCGAGAAAGCGGCGGTTGATCTCATAGATGATCTCGAGATGACGCGGCAAGAGGCGTTCAAAGAGGCTCACCGGCCAGGTCTCGAGCGCCTCTGGCAACAGGGTGTGATTGGTATAGCAAAAGGTCTTGTGGGTGATCCCCCAGGCCTCCTCCCAGGTCATCGCGTGTCTGTCGAGCAACAGGCGCATGAGCTCGGCGACCGCGAGCGCCGGATGGGTGTCGTTGAGCTGGACGGTAAACTTATCGGCAAAGCCCTCGAGCGGGCCGACGGTATTGAGATGCAGGCGGATCATATCCTGCATCGAGCAGGAGACCAGGAAATACTGTTGCTTGAGACGTAGCTCCTTGCCGGCCTCCGGCTCGTCGTTGGGATACAGGACCTTGGACAGGGTCTCGGCCTCGATCTTGGCATGGACCGCGCCGTAATAATCGCCGGTATTGAACGCCTGGAGGTCAAGGGATTCGGATGCCTCGGCCTTCCACAGGCGTAAGAGGTTGACGTTCTGGCTGCCATATCCAAGTATGGGAGTGTCATAGGCCACACCGCGGATCTCGAATGCTGGTTGCCAGCGCAGGCGCACCTGGCTACGTTCGTCGCGATAGGACTCGGTATGACCGCCGAAGCCCACTGCGAAACTGATCTTGGGGCGCGGGATCTCCCAGGGATTGCCATTGCGCAGCCAGTTGTCGCCCTTTTCGACCTGCCAGCCGTCTTCGATGGCCTGCTTGAAGATCCCGAACTCATAGCGGATGCCATAGCCGATGGCTGGGATCTGACAGGTGGCCAATGACTCCATGAAACAGGCAGCTAAACGCCCTAGACCGCCATTGCCGAGTCCAGGTTCCTCCTCCTCCTCGATCAGGGCATCCATGTCCATCCCCAGCTCCTCGGCGGCAGCGCGGGCGGTCTCCGTGATCCCCAGATTGACCAGGTTAGAGGCCAGATGCGGTCCGAGCAGATATTCGGCGGAGAGATAGCAGACCGTGCGTGCGTGGGTCGCCTTGAAGGTCTGGGCGGATTTGACCCAACGGGCGAGCAGGCGGTCGCGGGTCGTATAGGCCGCGGCCATATAGAGGTCGTGGGGGGTAGCGACCTCGCGAAATCGCCCCTGGATATAGAAAAGGTTATCGAGGAGATCCCGTTGAAAGGCATCCTTGGACATCCCAGTACGGGTATGTTCGCGTTTTGCCTGTTGCACAGTCGTGTCGGGTGAGTTCATGGCTGTCACCTCGTGCAAGGTTGATGGCGGATCGCGAATCGCAGTTTCGCAGTT
It encodes the following:
- a CDS encoding glycogen/starch/alpha-glucan phosphorylase, encoding MNSPDTTVQQAKREHTRTGMSKDAFQRDLLDNLFYIQGRFREVATPHDLYMAAAYTTRDRLLARWVKSAQTFKATHARTVCYLSAEYLLGPHLASNLVNLGITETARAAAEELGMDMDALIEEEEEPGLGNGGLGRLAACFMESLATCQIPAIGYGIRYEFGIFKQAIEDGWQVEKGDNWLRNGNPWEIPRPKISFAVGFGGHTESYRDERSQVRLRWQPAFEIRGVAYDTPILGYGSQNVNLLRLWKAEASESLDLQAFNTGDYYGAVHAKIEAETLSKVLYPNDEPEAGKELRLKQQYFLVSCSMQDMIRLHLNTVGPLEGFADKFTVQLNDTHPALAVAELMRLLLDRHAMTWEEAWGITHKTFCYTNHTLLPEALETWPVSLFERLLPRHLEIIYEINRRFLDEVRMRFLGDEARVRRMSLIAEGHERRVRMAHLAVVGSHAVNGVAKLHSYLVKAMLFKDFAELWPERFHNVTNGVTPRRFVVVANPRLAKLITETCGQDDWIRDLEQLRALEPHVDDAGLQGRWQEVKRAAKQDLAQWMKQATGIELDPESMFDVQAKRIHEYKRQHLKVLHIVRCYQRIKQGQVQGLVPRTFIFGGKAAPGYFMAKLIIKLINAVAEVVNNDPQVNDWIRVAFMPDFNVKNGQRLYPAAELSEQISLAGKEASGTGNMKFSMNGALTIGTLDGANIEIREAVGPENFFLFGLTAEEVLQRQMTGYRPWEYYQNDPELKSDLDLINSGLFSHGDTQLFRPLTDNLINHDPFMVLADYRAYLECQEQVDRIYRDPERWTRMSILNVARIGYFSSDRAIREYAERIWQVGPQPVLDTEH